A genomic stretch from Lathyrus oleraceus cultivar Zhongwan6 chromosome 2, CAAS_Psat_ZW6_1.0, whole genome shotgun sequence includes:
- the LOC127118815 gene encoding serine/threonine-protein phosphatase 7 long form homolog yields the protein MFVVSFLKVQYNNFLYCLFLKDPKKFRQRSHPMPYPDPWCVPYIERAGFGHVMHVVNATIDAKFILALCERWRPETHTFHLPTGECTVTLEDVYMLLGLRIDGKPVTGNVQQPNQICVEMLGVDLVEGEGSAKARGQGIKLSSLQLYHDSITLTEESSEQEKVIKTRVYIMLLFGNLLFPEGTGNSINFMYLSLLGDIDRISTYSWGSAVLAFLYSSLCKNAQNEHCTFSGCSFLLQTWGWWRLPRLAPENPNDYSFPYATRFITTGLDYSLTPKNKIIFYRQLLDRLRAQDFIWRPYLGLEHQPNPEDAAVWTAKTAIMRFTTVEMHQSDRVKLQFGMHQDIPGPPMSMEPWHLKKVSHQWYAQNWKEFAKEFRKMWKDRAHYVLQFPVAPNEMKPTREYVEWYRANTNPEMIVSDPFYLDDPRMQQPYFQQQQPPQYSQQQQPPPYYQQQPPQPFYQQQPPPPYYQQQPPPPYYQQQQPQHMSTPQPNQQYIPQTQSQYHEDYQQQTQHSHHHQQSQHLPQYQSPYFHQSQQFQHGNFPSSSSPPPSPDTGIQEDYQQDYYTPQQTLHFGQPDSTLNYQRPQFEGAPSSSQFVPPRQSFEGAEGTRLSYSTEGTSTEPQRQAARGRVRARGGNREAPPPREPSRRVTRPPPCGSYKGPHHM from the exons atgtttgtagttagttttttaaaagtccaatataataattttttatattgtttgtttttaaaggatcccaagaaatttcgtcaacgttcacacccaatgccttatccagacccatggtgcgtaccttacatagagcgtgcgggtttcggtcatgtaatgcatgtcgtaaatgccaccattgatgccaaattcattttggctctgtgtgaacgttggagacctgagacacacacctttcacctaccaactggtgaatgtaccgtcacattagaggacgtgtacatgcttttaggtcttagaatagatggtaagcctgtcaccggaaatgttcaacagcctaaccaaatatgtgttgaaatgttgggggtagatctggtcgagggtgaggggtctgccaaagcaaggggtcagggtattaaattatctagcctacaattgtaccacgactccataactttgactgaggaatcctccgaacaagaaaaagtcataaaaacccgggtttacattatgctattgtttgggaacttgctatttcccgaagggacgggaaatagcataaattttatgtacttgagtttgctcggggacattgatagaataagcacatatagttggggttctgcagtattagcattcctatatagctctttgtgtaaaaatgcacaaaatgagcactgtacattttctggatgttCTTTTTTGCTtcaaacatgggggtggtggagattgccgaggctagccccagaaaatcctaatgactactccttcccctacgcaactag gttcattacaaccggactggattacagtcttacccccaaaaataaaattatattttatcgtcaactgttggatcgtctccgagcacaggat tttatttggaggccatatttgggattggaacatcaaccaaaccccgaagatgcagctgtttggacagcaaaaacggccataatgcggttcaccactgtggagatgcaccaaagtgaccgtgtcaagcttcaattcggaatgcatcaagacatcccaggccccccaatgtccatggaaccttggcatctaaaaaaagtcagccaccagtggtatgcccaaaattggaaggaatttgctaaggagtttcgaaaaatgtggaaagaccgtgcccactatgttctacaatttccggtggcgcccaacgaaatgaagccgacaagggaatatgtggaatggtatagagcaaataccaatccagaaatgattgtgtctgacccgttctatttggacgatccccggatgcaacagccatatttccaacaacaacaaccaccacagtattcccaacaacaacaaccaccaccttattaccaacaacaaccaccacaaccattttaccaacaacaaccaccaccaccttattaccaacaacaaccaccaccaccatattaccaacaacaacaaccacaacacatgtccaccccccaaccaaatcaacaatacataccacaaactcaatcccaataccatgaagactaccaacaacaaactcaacattcccaccaccatcaacagtcccaacacctaccacaatatcaatccccctacttccaccaatcccaacaaTTCCAACACGGCAATTTCCcaagctcttccagtcctccacctagccccgacacgggtatacaagaggactaccaacaggactactacacaccacaacaaacattgcactttggccaacccgattcaaccctaaactaccaaagaccacaattcgagggcgcacccagcagtagtcagtttgtcccaccgagacaaagcttcgagggcgcagaggggacccgtctttcctacagcactgaagggacttcgaccgAACCACAACGGCAAGCGGCAAGGGGGCGCGTTAGggcaaggggtggtaatagggaagcaccaccaccacgtgaaccgtctaggcgagtaactagacctcccccgtgcggatcgtacaagggaccgcatcatatgtga
- the LOC127118817 gene encoding uncharacterized protein LOC127118817, whose translation MAGPDPSPSPTVFLANSGLVAGAPIAGKIIRGESGEEDTTQHRSSIPFAISLNLLSDSWNFQPDRFLPFLTENTDFTVIGVIGGPGAGKSTIMNELYAFDSSSADMLPPFVIQSIEDRAMARHCSNGIEPRISAERVILLDTQPVFSASVLVEMMEPDGSSTISVMSGEGESLSAQLAHEVMAIQLAVFLASTCHILLVVSEGVHDDELWHLMSTADLLKNEISDPSLLSSSLSQSSSSELEKDSKVSEREYMATPVFVHTKLRDQELTPKNILLLRKALMQYFKTSSFVRKTTGNHSNEQVSSSMVHNGDMDSNVLNLFSIPFKGKEENPRAQSYISALRKIGDQILSVKRPSFMRPVSEREWLKSSAKIWEQVRNSSKISEYCRSLQDSGMY comes from the exons ATGGCGGGACCTGACCCCTCTCCTTCTCCAACGGTCTTTCTTGCAAACTCCGGACTCGTCGCCGGAGCTCCCATTGCCGGAAAAATTATCCGCGGCGAATCTGGAGAAGAAGATACCACGCAGCACCGCTCCAGTATCCCTTTCGCCATATCCCTCAACCTTCTCTCCGATTCTTGGAATTTCCAACCCGATCGTTTTCTTCCT TTTTTGACTGAGAATACGGACTTCACTGTGATTGGAGTGATTGGTGGACCTGGAGCTGGCAAGTCCACTATAATGAATGAACTTTATGCTTTTGATTCAAGTTCTGCGG ATATGCTACCACCTTTTGTCATACAATCTATAGAGGACAGAGCTATGGCGAGGCATTGTTCTAATGGCATTGAACCAAGGATATCTGCTGAACGTGTTATTCTTCTTGATACACAG CCTGTATTCAGTGCTTCTGTTTTAGTTGAGATGATGGAACCTGATGGGTCTTCAACAATTTCGGTGATGAGTGGAGAAGGAGAATCTTTGTCAGCTCAATTGGCTCATGAGGTTATGGCTATTCAG CTTGCTGTTTTTCTAGCATCCACATGTCATATTCTGCTGGTGGTGTCGGAGGGAGTCCATGATGACGAGTTGTGGCATTTGATGTCAACG GCTGACTTACTGAAGAATGAAATTTCAGACCCATCCTTACTGTCTTCATCCCTTTCACAAAGCTCTAGCTCAGAGCTTGAGAAAGATAGCAAAGTTTCTGAAAGGGAATACATGGCTACTCCTGTTTTTGTACACACGAA ACTAAGAGATCAAGAGTTGACTCCTAAAAATATTTTGCTGCTGAGGAAGGCGCTCATGCAGTATTTCAAAACATCCTCTTTTGTTAGAAAAACTACTGGAAACCATTCTAATGAGCAAGTTTCATCTTCTATGGTTCACAATGGGGACATGGATTCTAACGTGCTAAATTTGTTTTCGATCCCTTTTAAAGGAAAAGAGGAAAATCCCAGAGCTCAGAGTTACATTTCTGCTCTACGGAAAATAGGAGATCAG ATTTTATCCGTGAAGCGACCATCCTTCATGAGACCCGTGTCTGAGCGTGAATGGCTAAAAAGTTCAGCCAAAATATGGGAACAGGTTAGAAACTCCTCAAAGATATCAGAATACTGCAGATCACTTCAAGATTCTGGTATGTATTGA
- the LOC127118816 gene encoding aspartic proteinase-like protein 1, translating into MAVCVLLWLLLAKGLVLETAIATTFSSRIIHRFSDEAKFHLASRNNGDAKLQSWPKRNSSEYFRLLLNSDITRQRMKLGSQYESLYPSEGRQTFFFGDDFARLHYTWIDIGTPNVSFLVALDTGSDQLWVPCDCIECAPLSADNYNVLDRDFNQYSPSLSSTSRHLPCSHQLCSPNSSCKHSKDPCPYFADYPLDDNTSSSGFLIEDKLHLVSDNATKNSVQASIIFGCGRKQGGDFLAGAAPNGLLGLGPGSISVPSLLAKAGLIQNSFSLCLNENGSGRILFGDQGDVTQQRSTPFLPVYGKFIAYVVGVESFCVASFCLKETGFEALIDTGTSFTYLPKGVFEKVAAEFDKQVHATRVIAPQFQSDYCYNASSHKLINIPPMKLTFSKNQSFIIQNPIVSIGQGPSTFCLAVLQSDVDDYITIGQNFLMGYHMVFDRENLSFGWSRSDCQDSSMRDTTNFTSPSSGGSPASIPANQQQHVPNNARAVPPAVAEKTPSKPSAATPGFNSWHLLNSSSLIFLLFWLLSG; encoded by the exons ATGGCGGTTTGTGTGCTTCTTTGGCTATTACTAGCCAAAGGTCTTGTCTTGGAAACTGCAATTGCTACCACATTTTCATCAAGGATCATTCACAGGTTTTCTGATGAAGCAAAATTTCATCTGGCTTCTAGGAACAATGGTGATGCAAAGCTTCAATCATGGCCTAAAAGGAACAGCTCTGAGTATTTTAGGCTGCTTCTGAACAGCGACATTACTCGTCAAAGGATGAAACTTGGATCGCAGTATGAATCACTTTACCCTTCTGAGGGAAGACAAACTTTCTTCTTTGGCGATGACTTTGCTCG GTTGCATTACACATGGATTGATATAGGGACTCCAAATGTTTCATTTCTTGTTGCATTAGACACCGGTAGTGATCAGCTTTGGGTTCCTTGTGATTGCATAGAATGTGCTCCTTTGTCGGCTGATAATTACAATGTGTTG GATAGGGATTTCAATCAGTATAGTCCATCATTGTCAAGCACCAGCAGACATCTACCTTGCAGTCATCAGTTGTGTAGTCCAAATTCCAGTTGCAAACATTCTAAGGATCCTTGTCCTTATTTTGCTGATTACCCCTTAGATGATAATACATCAAGTTCTGGATTTCTTATTGAAGACAAACTACATTTGGTATCCGATAATGCAACAAAGAATTCTGTTCAAGCCTCTATCATTTTTGG TTGTGGTAGGAAACAAGGTGGAGACTTTTTAGCAGGAGCTGCTCCTAATGGTTTGTTGGGGCTAGGACCTGGAAGCATTTCAGTCCCAAGTTTGCTGGCAAAGGCAGGACTTATTCAGAATTCTTTCTCACTTTGTTTAAATGAAAATGGTTCGGGGAGAATTCTCTTTGGTGATCAAGGAGATGTCACCCAACAACGATCTACTCCTTTCTTGCCTGTATACGGGAAATT TATTGCCTATGTTGTTGGGGTAGAGAGTTTCTGTGTTGCGAGTTTTTGTCTCAAAGAAACTGGATTTGAAGCACTTATTGACACTGGGACATCTTTCACTTATCTTCCTAAGGGTGTTTTTGAAAAAGTTGCGGCAGAG TTTGATAAACAAGTACATGCAACCCGGGTAATCGCTCCACAATTCCAATCAGATTACTGCTATAATGCTAG TTCACACAAGTTGATTAACATTCCACCGATGAAGCTCACTTTCTCTAAGAATCAATCTTTTATAATTCAAAACCCAATAGTTTCTATCGGTCAG GGTCCTAGTACCTTTTGTTTGGCTGTATTACAATCTGATGTTGATGACTACATTACCATTGGAC AAAACTTCTTAATGGGCTATCATATGGTCTTTGATAGGGAGAATCTAAGCTTTGGCTGGTCTAGATCCGATT GTCAAGATAGCAGCATGAGAGACACGACAAATTTTACATCACCATCCAGCGGTGGATCACCAGCATCTATACCAGCCAATCAGCAGCAGCATGTCCCCAATAATGCTCGTGCTGTACCACCTGCCGTTGCTGAAAAGACACCCTCCAAACCCTCTGCAGCCACACCCGGATTTAACTCTTGGCATTTGTTAAATTCATCATCATTGATATTTCTTTTGTTCTGGTTATTATCTGGTTAA